The genomic DNA GCCACTCGTGGCGATCTTCGGCCGCGACGTCGCAGACCACCTCGGCTCGGGGATTCACGGTGTGCGTTTCGACCGCGACGACTCGCTGCAGGACCAATGGATCGTCCTCGCGTTGGGAGCGAACATCGCGACGGCCTTGGTGTCGCGCGAGGTTCCGGCCCACAACGGGTCAGGCGATGCCGGCGGCCGCGTCTTCGACGTGACCTCGATCAACGACAGGACCATGGTGACGGGGGTAGCGCGCCAACTGCTCAGCCGCATGCTGACGCCGGCGCACCCGAACCATCGACGTCTGCTCAACTGAGCACCCCCGCGGGCGACACTGACACCGTCGGCGTCGTTTCGACGCGAAATCCCTGGGTATCGCCGCCATTACCCTTCCAGCAGACCACCAGGGAGTTCAAGGCATGAGGACAGAGAAGCTGGTGGTCGCCGTTGCGGCCGCCGCAGTCGCATTCGGCATCGGCGCCGCTCCCTCGGCATTGGCAGCGGGCAATGTTCAGACAGTGGGCATCGAGGAACTATTGAGAGACCCCAATGGCACCGAGATCGCCTACACGGTGACCAAGATCGTCCCCAGCGGTGATCCCGTCGCCTACCCGGTCGGTGGCCGACTGTACGAGGCCACTGTGATGGCCGGAGCCCTACGGGGAATCGTCAACCCGGTGGTCCCGTTCTTCAACGCCCGTTCCGCGGGCGGGGCCAACTACCCTGCACTCGTTCGGGTATCGACGCTCAGCGCAGGCCCACTCTTCGAAGGCAGCACCACGACCGGAAAGGTCTACTTCGACGTGGTGGGCGACCCGCCGAACAGCGTGGTCTACGACAACGGACCCGAGGACCTATTGACCTGGGTCCAAGCCGGCGACGCGATGCCGGGCGGAGCCACCGGTGGTGGCTCCACAGGCGGGGGCAGTGGGTCCGAGGGAGTGATGGGATCGACCGGGCCGAACGACGTCAGCCCGTCGACGACCGGCGGTGAATCCGGTAATACGGGCGAAGAGGGCACCGAAGGCGGCGGCGGGAATCTCGATTCCGGTGGCGGTGCCGGCGCACCGAACGGTGACACCGGCGACTGATTCTTCGAGCGGCGTCGGGTCACCGTCCCATTGCGACGGGCGGCTCGGTCATCGCCAAGATTCGTTCGTCGAGTAGTTGCTCGACGCGACGGGTAGATCCTTGCGCGCCGTCGTCATGCACGACGTCCCACACCGCAGTCATTAGCTCCGCATCGATGTCTCCCAGCTCGCGCACCACTGAATCATAAGAGCGAGCCGGTAGGTCAGCGCGTCGAGGAGAAATCGATGCCCGAACGCGCCGCACTCAGCCGACCGGCGTCGGTACCCAGTTCCCGTGGAACCCCGCGGGCACTCGGTGTGGCAGCTTGACGGCGGCGATCTGGTCCAGCGTCCTGGCGTCGAGGATCGCCAGCTCGCTGCGGTCCGTCGGCCGATCGTAGACGTACCCCATCAGCACGCCGTCGTCCTCGGCGGCGTCGGGTGCGGACGGATGAAACACGAACTCGCCCAACGCCTTCTCGACGCCGAACGATCGCGCCTGGCTGTCTCCGCCCACGAAGTCGTGCTTGAGCAGCGTGCCGGCACCGGCGGTGCCCTCACCGACCGCAGGCGCGTAGCCGTACCGGTGCCGCTTGCCGACGAGGCGCTCGTCGACACGGGGGAACTCCTGCGCCCGATCGTCGATTCGTGACTCGCGCACCTTGCCGTCGGCGAGGTCGACCGTCCAGCGGTCCAGCGTGGGTGGACCCTCGTTCGGCCCGAGGTGGTCGGTGTCGAACATCTTCGGGTGGCGGATGACGTCGAGCACGACGGTGTCTCCGTCGTCGTAGGCGTTCATCGGGTGGAAGACGTAGCAGGGTTCGACGTCGAACCAGCGAACGTCGGCGCTACCGCCGTCGCGCGGCATGACCCCGACCCTCGCGGGATAGCGAGCATTCCACGAGTAGGGGAAGCGCCGGTCGGCGCTCATTCCCGATGGCGTCCTGGCGCTGATCGGATCGGGTATGCGAACCCGACCGATCAACGCCGACAACAGGAGCCGGGCGGGCAGCCGTAGTCCGCGCGGCACGGTCATCTCCGCAGCCTGGCGGCTGTCGAACGTCACCGGGAGGTCGTAGAAGACGACGTGACGCTCGGTCAGCGAGAAGTCGTGCATCATCGGGCTGCCGGTGACCTCGATGTCGACGGTGCGCCGCGCGCGGCCGTCGACGCCGATCACCGAGTACTGCACGGTGTTGCCGCGGTACAGGTTGTACGAGACCGCATGCAGTTCGCCGGTTTCCGGGTCGCGCTTCGGGTGGGCGGTGTAGCCACCGGTGATCGTGCCGTCGAAGTCGCACGGTCCGACGGTGTCCAGTTCGTCGGTCAGTTCAAAGGTGGCGACGCCGCCCTCGACCAGCGCGAGGGTCTTGCCCGCGTGACCGACGACGTTGGTGTTGGCGCCCATTCCCGAGATTCCGAAGTGTCGGTATGACGGCGTCTCCCCGAGCATGCGGGCGGCATGTGGGCTGCGTACCCAGCGGTTGCGATACCACTGCGCCTTGCCGTCGCGGAGGCGCATGCCGTGCACCATTCCGTCGCCGATGAACCAGTGGTAGAGCTCGGGATCGATCTCGCCAATGGGGTTTGGACCGTTGCGCAGATACCGCCCGTCGAGGTACTCGGGGATGGCGCCGGTCACCTCGAGGTCGGTGAGCGTGAACTCCTCGCTCACCGGTGCGAACGAATCTTCCAGGTAGCGATTGGTCATGACTTGCCTTCCATAACGGTGTTATGCGCTACCCATGTATAACAGCGTTATGGCAAGCTCGCAAGGGTGAGTGACGTTCGTGAGCGATTGATCGACGGCGGCCTGCGGCTCCTGGAACGTGACGGTCTCCAGTCGCTCAGCGTGCGCAACCTGGCCACCGAGGTCGGTACGTCGACCATGGCGGTCTACACGCACTTCGGCGGGATGACCGGCGTGATCGAGGCCGTTGCGAGCGAGGCCTTTTCACGCTTCGCCCACGCCTTGACCGATGCCGAGCAGACCGACGACCCCGTCGCGGACTTCTTCGTGATGGGCGCCGCCTACCGCAGGTTCGCGCTTGCGAACCCCCAGCGATACCAACTCATCTTCGGCGCCGCCGCGCCGACGTCGGTCGCCGGCTCCCGCACCGACGTCACCAGCACCGGAAGCGCCACCGATCGTTCCGAATCGGCGGCGTCGTTCGATGCGCTGCGCGAAGCCGTGCGGCGGATGATCGCGGCAGGCCGCATCCGCGACGACGGAGAGCTGAACATCGCCGGCCGCCTCTGGAGCCTGGTCCACGGCGCGGTGATGCTGGAGTTGGCCGGTTTCTTCGGGCACGAGGGCCACGGCCTCACCCACGTCCTGGCCCCACTGACGGTCGACACCATCGTCGGGATGGGCGACGAGCGTGATGACACGATCGAATCCCTGAGCAGGGCAATGTCTTTGGTCCCGTGACCGGTCGAGTGGTCCTGGAGTGTCGATCGCGAAGGCCTGGGCAGCGGCGTCGTCCAGGTGACCGACGCGGGTCTGCCCGGTCGGAGAGACGGTAGCCTAACTGATATCCGAGAAGTTGCTGCCGGAACCGTACGGAGGATCGATGCGCACGCTCTTGTCACACGAGACAGGTGCCGCCATTCGAGCCTTCATCGTCGACAATCGGCTCAAGCCTGGAGATCCGCTGCCGTCGGAAGCCGAGCTGGCAGCGCTGCTCGACGTAGGCAAGACCTCGGTCCGCGAAGGACTCCGACGACTCGAAGCCCACGGCGTCGTCGAGGTCCGGCGCGGCAAGGGTCTCTTCGTGGGCGCGTTCAGCTTCGGGCCGCTCATCGAGCAGTTGCCCTACGGCCTCCAGACCGACAGCGTGCCGTTGGCACAACTCTTGCAGACCCGACGCGCACTCGAGGAGGGCCTCATCGGTGAGGTCGCGAAGGTCATCACCGACGAAGAGTTGAAGGAGCTGGACGGGCTGGTCGACGAGA from Mycolicibacterium arabiense includes the following:
- a CDS encoding carotenoid oxygenase family protein: MTNRYLEDSFAPVSEEFTLTDLEVTGAIPEYLDGRYLRNGPNPIGEIDPELYHWFIGDGMVHGMRLRDGKAQWYRNRWVRSPHAARMLGETPSYRHFGISGMGANTNVVGHAGKTLALVEGGVATFELTDELDTVGPCDFDGTITGGYTAHPKRDPETGELHAVSYNLYRGNTVQYSVIGVDGRARRTVDIEVTGSPMMHDFSLTERHVVFYDLPVTFDSRQAAEMTVPRGLRLPARLLLSALIGRVRIPDPISARTPSGMSADRRFPYSWNARYPARVGVMPRDGGSADVRWFDVEPCYVFHPMNAYDDGDTVVLDVIRHPKMFDTDHLGPNEGPPTLDRWTVDLADGKVRESRIDDRAQEFPRVDERLVGKRHRYGYAPAVGEGTAGAGTLLKHDFVGGDSQARSFGVEKALGEFVFHPSAPDAAEDDGVLMGYVYDRPTDRSELAILDARTLDQIAAVKLPHRVPAGFHGNWVPTPVG
- a CDS encoding DUF1942 domain-containing protein, encoding MRTEKLVVAVAAAAVAFGIGAAPSALAAGNVQTVGIEELLRDPNGTEIAYTVTKIVPSGDPVAYPVGGRLYEATVMAGALRGIVNPVVPFFNARSAGGANYPALVRVSTLSAGPLFEGSTTTGKVYFDVVGDPPNSVVYDNGPEDLLTWVQAGDAMPGGATGGGSTGGGSGSEGVMGSTGPNDVSPSTTGGESGNTGEEGTEGGGGNLDSGGGAGAPNGDTGD
- a CDS encoding FadR/GntR family transcriptional regulator yields the protein MRTLLSHETGAAIRAFIVDNRLKPGDPLPSEAELAALLDVGKTSVREGLRRLEAHGVVEVRRGKGLFVGAFSFGPLIEQLPYGLQTDSVPLAQLLQTRRALEEGLIGEVAKVITDEELKELDGLVDEMRANVEHGRVPAEVDQAFHQALFAPLGNPFVLQLIDVFWTIFRKASDHVVLDLRRPTAEDHAAIVDALRSGDPAEMTRAVARHFEDLQRSLDTHTP
- a CDS encoding TetR/AcrR family transcriptional regulator — protein: MSDVRERLIDGGLRLLERDGLQSLSVRNLATEVGTSTMAVYTHFGGMTGVIEAVASEAFSRFAHALTDAEQTDDPVADFFVMGAAYRRFALANPQRYQLIFGAAAPTSVAGSRTDVTSTGSATDRSESAASFDALREAVRRMIAAGRIRDDGELNIAGRLWSLVHGAVMLELAGFFGHEGHGLTHVLAPLTVDTIVGMGDERDDTIESLSRAMSLVP